A region of Thermus oshimai DSM 12092 DNA encodes the following proteins:
- a CDS encoding cytochrome C oxidase subunit IV family protein — protein MEHGSENLTHRGEQHQPIGVYLLVWGLLFVLSALSYLLDYFEVHPLALRRFLIAAFAFLKAGLIVAYFMHLRFERVGLVYAVLLPPLLLLALVAILLPEGQYVAEVRRLLLGR, from the coding sequence ATGGAACACGGTTCGGAAAACCTGACCCACCGGGGCGAGCAGCACCAGCCCATCGGGGTCTACCTCCTCGTCTGGGGCCTCCTCTTCGTTCTGAGCGCCCTTTCCTACCTTCTGGACTACTTTGAGGTCCACCCCTTGGCCCTGAGGCGGTTTCTCATCGCCGCTTTTGCCTTCCTTAAAGCGGGGCTTATCGTGGCCTACTTCATGCACCTCCGCTTTGAACGAGTGGGGCTCGTCTACGCCGTCCTCCTTCCGCCGCTCCTCCTTCTGGCCCTCGTGGCCATCCTCCTTCCTGAAGGGCAGTATGTGGCCGAAGTTCGTAGGCTTCTCCTGGGCCGCTAG
- a CDS encoding cytochrome c oxidase subunit 3, with protein MQGPIGLFRSLAQDWGADLQAFRVVWAKAMMWIFLVSDSFIFGSFLAGYAAARLAATEPWPEPAKVFALHLGEREIPLLLIAIMTVVLISSSGTMAIAVYHAYNKNRPYTAFFLSLTVLLGLTFVSMQAYEWIHLIRDLGFRPWGNPMGAPQFGAAFFTITGFHGLHVTIGAIYLAAVAIRVLQGIYDRTGSYVGVEVAGLYWHFVDLVWVFIFAFFYLF; from the coding sequence ATGCAAGGACCCATCGGCCTCTTCCGCAGCCTAGCCCAGGACTGGGGAGCCGACCTTCAGGCTTTCCGCGTGGTCTGGGCTAAGGCCATGATGTGGATCTTCCTGGTTTCCGACAGCTTCATCTTCGGCTCTTTCCTGGCGGGCTACGCCGCGGCCCGCCTAGCCGCCACTGAGCCCTGGCCCGAACCCGCTAAGGTCTTCGCCCTCCACCTGGGGGAGAGGGAGATCCCCCTCCTCCTCATCGCCATCATGACCGTGGTCCTCATCAGCTCCAGCGGCACCATGGCCATTGCCGTGTACCACGCCTACAACAAAAACCGGCCCTACACCGCCTTTTTCCTGAGCCTGACCGTCCTCCTCGGCCTCACCTTCGTGAGCATGCAGGCCTACGAGTGGATCCATCTCATCCGCGATTTGGGCTTCCGGCCCTGGGGCAACCCCATGGGGGCCCCCCAGTTTGGGGCGGCCTTCTTTACCATCACGGGCTTTCACGGCTTGCACGTGACCATAGGGGCCATCTACCTTGCCGCGGTGGCCATCCGCGTCCTCCAGGGCATCTACGACCGGACGGGGAGCTACGTGGGGGTGGAAGTGGCCGGGCTTTACTGGCACTTTGTGGACCTGGTCTGGGTTTTCATCTTCGCCTTCTTCTACCTCTTCTGA
- a CDS encoding cytochrome c oxidase subunit 3 — MPRLIEPPPTPPKDLGGGGEGGERFLLPTGLVGLLVLLGVVTSLFAALLSAYLVRMGFPDWQSLPKPPLLFLNTLLLGLASWALEGASRRAQLGWALGEGWAYSGLGLGFAFILGQLGAWQLLLSLGYAPAESPAGAFFYLATGLHGLHLLGGTVALGVALGRREPVLLRFTALYWHYLFGVWLVLLTLLLWS, encoded by the coding sequence ATGCCTAGGTTGATCGAACCTCCCCCCACTCCCCCAAAGGACCTCGGAGGTGGGGGGGAAGGTGGGGAGCGCTTCCTCTTACCCACGGGTCTTGTGGGGCTTCTCGTTCTCCTGGGGGTGGTGACCAGCCTCTTCGCCGCCCTCCTCAGCGCCTACCTGGTGCGGATGGGCTTCCCGGATTGGCAGAGCCTGCCCAAACCCCCCCTCCTTTTCCTCAACACCCTCCTCCTCGGCCTGGCCTCTTGGGCCCTGGAAGGGGCCTCGAGGCGGGCCCAGCTCGGCTGGGCCCTGGGGGAGGGCTGGGCCTATAGCGGCCTTGGCCTAGGGTTCGCCTTTATTCTGGGGCAACTTGGGGCCTGGCAGCTCCTCCTCAGCCTAGGCTATGCCCCGGCCGAAAGCCCAGCGGGGGCCTTTTTCTATCTGGCCACCGGGCTCCATGGCCTCCACCTCCTTGGGGGGACGGTTGCCCTAGGAGTAGCCCTGGGGCGGCGCGAGCCTGTCCTTCTCCGGTTCACCGCCCTTTACTGGCACTACCTCTTTGGCGTTTGGCTTGTTCTCCTCACCCTGTTGCTTTGGAGTTAG
- a CDS encoding cytochrome c oxidase subunit I: protein MEHKSYHDHRIGPEPRSFWTRYVFSQDHKVIAIQYMVTALLVGALGMALSWAMRLELAFPGTLDAGQYYQAMTLHGMIMVIYLLTALLLGGFGNYLIPLMLGARDMAYPFVNMLSYWVYLLSVLVLLASFFVPGGPTGAGWTLYPPQAITRGTPGYDWGIVLMLVSLLLFIAAATMGGLNYVTTVLQLRTRGMTLMRMPLAVWGIFIASVMALLAFPALFVGCVMMLLDRTLHTSFFMPALLQFGQRLPYEGGSPLLWQHLFWYFGHPEVYIVILPAMGIISELVSVHARKPIFGYRMMVLSLVAIAALSFVVWAHHMYTSGMNPYLGFFFAITTLIVAIPSAIKTYNWLLTLYKGRIRLTVPMLFAIGFLNTFVVGGLTGLLLGNAIVDFPLQDTYFVVAHFHMVMGVAAIMAIFGGIYHWYPKATGRMLNETLGRIHFWATFVGTFLIFFPMHFLGLMGVPRRYATLEGLNFVPPSAHMLNEFITAIALLVGVAQLLFGFNLVYSYFRGTKAPDNPWGAATLEWQTPSPPPHGNWGPEPPPVVYRWPYEYSPPDHEADFIPQNAPPVLSGGAEEGEDA, encoded by the coding sequence ATGGAACACAAGAGCTACCACGACCACCGGATCGGCCCCGAACCCAGGAGCTTTTGGACCCGTTACGTCTTCAGCCAAGACCATAAGGTCATCGCCATCCAGTACATGGTTACGGCCCTCCTGGTGGGGGCCCTTGGCATGGCCCTCTCCTGGGCCATGCGCCTGGAACTGGCCTTCCCGGGGACCCTGGACGCCGGGCAGTACTACCAAGCCATGACCCTCCACGGGATGATCATGGTCATCTACCTCCTCACCGCCCTTCTCCTGGGGGGCTTCGGCAACTACCTGATCCCCCTCATGCTGGGGGCCCGGGACATGGCCTATCCCTTTGTCAACATGCTCTCCTACTGGGTTTACCTGCTCTCCGTCCTGGTGCTCCTTGCTTCCTTCTTCGTCCCTGGAGGGCCCACAGGGGCGGGCTGGACCCTCTACCCCCCCCAGGCCATCACCCGGGGCACCCCAGGGTACGATTGGGGGATCGTCCTCATGCTGGTTTCCTTGCTTCTCTTCATCGCCGCCGCCACCATGGGCGGCCTGAACTACGTGACCACCGTCCTTCAGCTCAGGACCAGGGGCATGACCCTTATGCGCATGCCCCTTGCGGTCTGGGGCATCTTCATCGCCTCCGTCATGGCCCTTCTCGCCTTCCCTGCTCTTTTCGTAGGGTGCGTGATGATGCTCCTGGACCGCACCCTACACACGAGCTTCTTCATGCCCGCCCTCCTCCAGTTCGGGCAACGCTTGCCCTATGAAGGGGGAAGCCCCCTTCTTTGGCAACACCTCTTCTGGTACTTCGGCCACCCCGAAGTCTACATCGTCATCCTGCCCGCTATGGGGATCATCTCCGAGCTGGTTTCCGTTCATGCCCGCAAGCCCATCTTCGGCTACCGGATGATGGTCCTTTCCCTGGTGGCCATCGCCGCCCTCTCCTTCGTGGTCTGGGCCCACCACATGTACACCAGCGGAATGAACCCTTACCTGGGCTTCTTCTTCGCCATCACCACCCTGATCGTGGCCATCCCCTCGGCCATCAAGACCTACAACTGGCTCCTCACCCTCTACAAAGGGCGGATCCGCCTCACGGTGCCCATGCTCTTCGCCATAGGCTTCCTCAACACCTTCGTGGTGGGGGGTCTTACAGGACTCCTCCTGGGTAACGCGATCGTGGACTTCCCCCTCCAGGACACCTACTTCGTGGTGGCCCACTTCCACATGGTCATGGGGGTGGCGGCCATTATGGCCATCTTTGGAGGGATCTACCACTGGTACCCCAAGGCCACGGGCCGGATGCTGAATGAAACCCTGGGGCGGATCCACTTCTGGGCCACCTTCGTGGGCACCTTCCTCATCTTTTTCCCCATGCACTTCCTGGGCCTCATGGGGGTACCGAGGCGCTACGCCACCCTCGAGGGCCTGAACTTCGTACCCCCCTCGGCCCACATGCTGAACGAGTTCATCACCGCCATAGCCCTCTTGGTGGGCGTGGCTCAGCTTCTCTTTGGCTTCAATCTGGTCTACTCCTACTTCCGGGGGACCAAGGCCCCGGACAACCCCTGGGGGGCGGCCACCCTGGAGTGGCAAACCCCCTCCCCGCCTCCCCATGGCAACTGGGGCCCTGAGCCCCCCCCGGTGGTCTACCGCTGGCCCTACGAGTACAGCCCTCCAGACCACGAGGCCGACTTCATTCCCCAAAACGCCCCGCCCGTTCTGAGCGGGGGGGCTGAGGAGGGAGAAGATGCCTAG
- a CDS encoding cytochrome c oxidase subunit II, whose translation MHKLALALALVLMVLAAMGLALFRPWWFTPLASNWGALDRLIVFSLAVTGLAYLGINLFLAYVLAQRAPGRAAYLTDDRRLEGGLITLTTLGIVLLLAPGLYYYAQLVAPPRSALQVEVLGQQWIWAYRYPGPDGRLGRGEARLASPANPFGVDPRDPAALDDVVVLGGPLHLPLNQPVLLLLRANDAIHNFYVPEFRVKMDAVPGMVTRIWFTPTRPGSFQVLCAEYCGLGHSRMVGQVQVEPPEAFAAWLEAQPTVAQLMGQ comes from the coding sequence ATGCACAAGTTGGCCTTGGCTTTGGCCCTCGTCCTCATGGTGTTGGCGGCCATGGGGCTAGCCCTTTTTCGGCCCTGGTGGTTCACCCCCCTAGCCTCCAACTGGGGCGCCTTGGACAGGCTTATCGTCTTTTCCCTCGCCGTAACCGGCCTGGCCTACCTGGGAATCAACCTCTTCTTGGCCTACGTTCTCGCCCAACGTGCCCCAGGCCGAGCGGCCTACCTTACGGACGATCGCCGCCTCGAGGGCGGCCTTATCACCCTCACCACCCTGGGCATCGTCCTCCTCCTCGCCCCGGGGCTCTACTACTACGCCCAGCTGGTGGCTCCACCTAGGTCCGCCCTCCAGGTAGAGGTCCTGGGCCAGCAGTGGATCTGGGCCTACCGGTACCCCGGCCCCGACGGGCGCCTGGGCCGGGGGGAGGCTCGTTTGGCTTCCCCCGCCAACCCCTTCGGTGTAGATCCCAGGGATCCGGCAGCCTTGGACGACGTGGTGGTCCTCGGAGGCCCCCTCCACCTTCCCCTGAACCAGCCCGTCCTCCTCCTTTTAAGGGCCAACGATGCGATCCATAACTTCTACGTCCCCGAGTTCCGGGTAAAGATGGACGCCGTCCCCGGGATGGTGACCCGGATCTGGTTCACCCCCACGAGGCCGGGTTCCTTCCAGGTCCTCTGCGCTGAATACTGCGGCCTCGGGCATTCCCGAATGGTGGGCCAGGTCCAGGTAGAACCCCCCGAGGCCTTCGCCGCTTGGCTCGAGGCCCAACCCACCGTGGCCCAGCTGATGGGCCAGTAA
- the fni gene encoding type 2 isopentenyl-diphosphate Delta-isomerase, with translation MSTAERKRKHLQACLEGEVAYQRTTTGFERYRLRYQALSGLALSEVDLTTPFLGKTLKAPFLIGAMTGGVELGGRINRALAEAAEALGVGMVLGSGRVLLEDPSALPSFRVRPLAPKALLLANLGLVQLRRYGREDLLRLVELLGADGLVLHVNPLQEAVQKGDTDFRGLLERLSELLPLPFPVLLKEVGHGLGREAALRVRGLPLAGLEVAGAGGTSWARVEEWVRYGEVRHPELCEIGLPTAEAIREVRAVLPETPLVASGGVYTGTDAAKALALGADLVAVARPLLRPALEGPEAVVAFIQDYLWELRVALFAAGARTPKEARGRAEPVGGGG, from the coding sequence GTGAGCACCGCGGAGAGGAAGCGGAAGCACCTCCAGGCCTGCCTCGAGGGGGAGGTGGCCTACCAGAGGACCACCACCGGGTTTGAGCGCTACCGCCTCCGCTACCAGGCCCTTTCGGGCCTGGCCCTTTCCGAGGTGGACCTCACCACCCCCTTCCTGGGCAAGACCCTGAAGGCCCCCTTCCTCATCGGGGCCATGACGGGGGGGGTGGAGCTTGGGGGGCGGATCAACCGCGCCCTGGCGGAGGCCGCGGAGGCCTTAGGGGTGGGGATGGTCCTGGGCTCGGGGCGCGTCCTCCTGGAAGACCCCTCGGCCCTCCCCTCCTTCCGGGTGCGCCCCCTGGCCCCAAAGGCCCTCCTCCTCGCCAACCTGGGCCTGGTCCAGCTCCGCCGCTACGGGCGGGAGGACCTCCTAAGGCTGGTGGAGCTCCTGGGGGCGGACGGCCTCGTCCTCCACGTAAACCCCCTGCAGGAGGCGGTGCAGAAGGGGGACACGGACTTCCGAGGCCTCCTGGAAAGGCTTTCGGAGCTCCTTCCCCTCCCCTTCCCCGTCCTCCTCAAGGAGGTGGGGCACGGCCTGGGGCGGGAGGCGGCCCTCCGGGTGAGGGGCCTCCCCCTGGCCGGCCTGGAGGTGGCGGGGGCCGGGGGGACCAGCTGGGCCCGGGTGGAGGAGTGGGTGCGCTACGGGGAGGTGCGCCACCCCGAGCTTTGCGAGATCGGCCTCCCCACCGCGGAGGCCATCCGGGAGGTTAGGGCCGTCCTCCCCGAAACCCCCCTCGTCGCCTCGGGAGGGGTCTACACGGGTACGGACGCGGCCAAGGCCCTGGCCCTGGGGGCGGACCTGGTGGCCGTAGCCCGGCCCCTCCTGAGGCCCGCCCTCGAGGGGCCCGAAGCGGTGGTGGCCTTCATCCAGGACTACCTCTGGGAGCTCCGGGTGGCCCTCTTCGCCGCGGGGGCCCGCACGCCCAAGGAGGCGCGGGGGCGGGCGGAGCCGGTGGGAGGTGGGGGATGA
- the crtI gene encoding phytoene desaturase family protein, producing MRAIVIGSGVGGLSAAIRLAAMGLEVLVLEKLPDPGGRARVHRAEGFTFDMGPTVITVPPFLEDLFATAPGEPRLYPDFPQWEGLPHTERYVKLVPLDPFYRIHFPDGTHFDYNNDRDHLLSEIRRLAPEDEAGYLRFEEAARRIFQRGFLELGFTHFGSLLDLLRVAPDLLRLDAVRPLFSFVKKYFQNPKMRRVFSFESLLIGGNPLSVPAIYAMIHFVERNWGVHFALGGTGALVRGLIRKLEELGGKVRLGAPVRRILVRGGRVKGVVLEDGEVLKADLVVSNADYVHTYGELLAPEDRFWHSDLRLKRTRLSMSLFVAYFGFKAEGDEGRRLKHHNVLLSERYEDLLKDIFVRKALPPDMAHYLHLPTLTDPSLAPPGHHAAYTLVPVPHNGSGLDWGALGPTYLERALGYLEEAGYLPGLRERLVYTHFITPDYFQWTLNSHLGNAFGPEPVLWQTASLRPHNRSEDVKGLYLVGASYQPGAGLPSVMMSGKMTARLIAQDLGFFKKPKEAFA from the coding sequence ATGCGGGCCATCGTCATCGGAAGCGGCGTAGGGGGGCTTTCCGCGGCCATCCGGCTTGCGGCCATGGGCCTCGAGGTCCTGGTCCTGGAAAAGCTCCCCGACCCCGGGGGGCGGGCCCGGGTGCACCGGGCGGAGGGCTTCACCTTTGACATGGGGCCCACGGTGATCACCGTCCCCCCCTTCCTGGAGGACCTCTTCGCCACCGCACCAGGGGAACCCCGGCTCTACCCGGACTTCCCCCAATGGGAAGGCCTCCCCCACACGGAGCGCTACGTGAAGCTCGTCCCCCTGGACCCCTTCTACCGCATCCACTTCCCGGACGGCACCCACTTTGACTACAACAACGACCGGGACCACCTCCTCTCCGAGATCCGCCGCCTGGCCCCGGAGGACGAGGCCGGCTACCTGCGGTTTGAGGAGGCCGCCCGGCGGATCTTCCAGCGGGGCTTCCTGGAACTGGGCTTCACCCACTTTGGAAGCCTCTTAGACCTCCTCCGGGTGGCCCCGGACCTCCTCCGGCTAGACGCGGTGCGCCCCCTCTTCTCCTTCGTGAAGAAGTACTTCCAGAACCCCAAGATGCGCCGGGTCTTCTCCTTTGAAAGCCTCCTCATCGGGGGGAACCCCCTCTCCGTGCCCGCCATCTACGCCATGATCCACTTCGTGGAGCGGAACTGGGGGGTCCACTTCGCCCTGGGGGGCACGGGGGCCTTGGTGCGGGGCCTCATCCGCAAGCTGGAGGAGCTCGGGGGGAAGGTACGGCTAGGGGCCCCGGTGCGCCGCATCCTGGTGCGGGGCGGGCGGGTGAAGGGGGTGGTGCTGGAGGACGGGGAGGTCCTGAAGGCGGACCTGGTGGTGTCCAACGCGGACTACGTGCACACCTACGGCGAGCTCCTGGCCCCAGAGGACCGCTTCTGGCATAGCGACCTGCGCCTAAAGCGCACCCGGCTTTCCATGAGCCTCTTCGTGGCCTACTTCGGCTTCAAGGCGGAAGGGGACGAGGGGAGGCGGCTTAAGCACCACAACGTCCTCCTCTCCGAGCGCTACGAAGACCTTCTCAAGGACATCTTCGTGCGCAAGGCCCTCCCGCCGGACATGGCCCACTACCTCCACCTCCCCACCCTCACCGACCCCTCCCTGGCCCCCCCGGGCCACCACGCGGCCTACACCCTGGTGCCCGTGCCCCACAACGGAAGCGGCCTGGACTGGGGGGCGCTTGGGCCAACGTACCTGGAGCGGGCCCTCGGGTACCTGGAGGAGGCGGGGTACCTGCCCGGGCTTCGGGAGCGGCTGGTCTACACCCACTTCATCACCCCGGACTACTTCCAGTGGACCCTGAATAGCCACCTGGGGAACGCCTTCGGCCCCGAGCCCGTCTTGTGGCAGACGGCAAGCCTTCGCCCCCACAACCGCTCGGAGGACGTCAAGGGGCTTTACCTGGTGGGGGCGAGCTACCAGCCGGGGGCGGGGCTTCCCAGCGTGATGATGTCCGGCAAGATGACCGCGCGCCTCATCGCCCAGGACCTGGGCTTTTTCAAAAAGCCCAAGGAGGCCTTCGCGTGA
- a CDS encoding RelA/SpoT family protein → MLHWKVVALEADLWSQLRPHLAYLSEEEVAQVEAAYRFAEAAHAGQRRRSGEPYITHPVAVAEILASLRMDAETVMAGLLHDVVEDCGVAPEELERRFGAGVRRIVEGETKVSKLYKMANLEGEERRAEDLRQMFIAMAEDVRIIIVKLADRLHNLRTLEHMPPEKQRRIAQETLEIYAPLAHRLGMGQIKWELEDLSFRYLHPEAYQSLLERLKEGQEAREKLVERAMARLKEALEKDELLQAQIQGFEVTGRPKHLYSIWKKMEREGKALEQIYDLLAVRVILDPKPSATEEARSLREKQVCYHVLGLVHALWQPIPGRVKDYIAVPKPNGYQSLHTTVIALEGLPLEVQIRTREMHKVAEYGIAAHWLYKEGLTDPEEVKRRVSWLKSIQEWQQEFSSSREFVEAVTKDLLGGRVFVFTPKGRIINLPKGATPVDFAYHIHTEVGHHMVGAKVNGRIVPLSYELQNGEMVEILTAKNAHPSKGWLEFAKTRSAKSKIRQYFRALERQETLEKGQALLERYLKRRGLPKPTDSQLEEAAKRLGLPPSPEELYLALALNRTTPKAVAELLYPKALARPEKPKPVPKNEWGIRLEQDLQAPIRLASCCEPMKGDSILGFVTRGRGVTVHRADCPNLRRILQGPEADRVIGAYWEGVGGKVATLEVLAQDRTGLLRDVMQVVAEAGKSALGSETRILGPKARIRLRLPIQDGERESLQKAIAGVRGVEAVRWV, encoded by the coding sequence GTGCTACACTGGAAGGTGGTGGCCCTAGAAGCCGACCTCTGGTCCCAACTCAGACCCCATCTGGCCTACCTCTCGGAGGAGGAGGTGGCCCAGGTGGAGGCCGCCTACCGCTTCGCCGAGGCCGCCCACGCGGGGCAAAGGAGGCGGAGCGGGGAGCCCTACATCACCCACCCCGTGGCGGTGGCCGAGATCCTGGCCTCCTTGCGCATGGACGCGGAGACGGTCATGGCGGGCCTCCTCCACGACGTGGTGGAGGACTGCGGGGTGGCCCCCGAGGAGCTTGAGAGGCGCTTCGGCGCTGGGGTGCGGCGCATCGTGGAGGGGGAGACCAAGGTCAGCAAGCTCTACAAGATGGCCAACCTCGAGGGCGAGGAGCGCCGGGCGGAGGACCTCCGCCAGATGTTCATCGCCATGGCGGAGGACGTGCGGATCATCATCGTGAAGCTGGCGGACCGCCTGCATAACCTCCGCACCTTAGAGCACATGCCGCCCGAAAAGCAGCGGCGCATCGCCCAGGAAACCCTGGAGATCTACGCCCCCCTGGCCCACCGCTTGGGTATGGGCCAGATCAAGTGGGAGCTGGAAGACCTCTCCTTCCGCTACCTCCACCCCGAGGCCTACCAGAGCCTCCTGGAAAGGCTGAAAGAGGGCCAGGAGGCCCGGGAAAAGCTGGTGGAAAGGGCCATGGCCCGGCTGAAGGAGGCCCTGGAGAAGGACGAGCTCCTCCAGGCCCAGATCCAGGGCTTTGAGGTCACGGGGCGCCCCAAGCACCTCTACTCCATCTGGAAGAAGATGGAGCGGGAGGGGAAGGCCCTGGAGCAGATCTACGACCTCCTGGCGGTGCGGGTCATCCTGGACCCCAAGCCGAGCGCCACGGAGGAGGCGAGGAGCCTCAGGGAAAAGCAGGTCTGCTACCACGTCCTGGGCCTGGTCCACGCCCTCTGGCAGCCCATCCCCGGGCGGGTGAAGGACTACATCGCCGTGCCCAAACCCAACGGCTACCAGAGCCTCCACACCACGGTCATCGCCCTGGAGGGCCTCCCCTTAGAGGTCCAGATCCGCACCCGGGAGATGCACAAGGTGGCGGAGTACGGCATCGCCGCCCACTGGCTCTACAAGGAGGGCCTCACCGACCCCGAGGAGGTGAAGCGCCGGGTTTCCTGGCTCAAGAGCATCCAGGAGTGGCAGCAGGAGTTTTCTAGCTCCCGGGAGTTCGTGGAGGCGGTGACCAAAGACCTCCTGGGGGGGCGGGTCTTCGTCTTCACCCCCAAGGGGCGGATCATCAACCTGCCCAAAGGGGCCACCCCCGTGGACTTCGCCTACCACATCCACACCGAGGTGGGCCACCACATGGTGGGGGCCAAGGTGAACGGGCGCATCGTCCCCCTCTCCTACGAGCTCCAGAACGGGGAGATGGTGGAGATCCTCACCGCCAAAAACGCCCACCCCTCCAAGGGCTGGCTGGAGTTCGCCAAGACCCGGAGCGCCAAGAGCAAGATCCGCCAGTACTTCCGCGCCTTAGAGCGCCAGGAAACCCTGGAGAAGGGCCAGGCCCTCCTGGAGCGCTACCTCAAGCGCCGGGGCCTCCCCAAGCCCACGGACAGCCAGCTGGAGGAGGCGGCCAAGCGCCTGGGCCTCCCCCCTTCCCCGGAGGAGCTCTACCTGGCCCTGGCCCTGAACCGCACCACCCCCAAGGCGGTGGCCGAACTCCTCTACCCCAAGGCCCTGGCCAGGCCCGAAAAGCCCAAACCCGTCCCCAAGAACGAGTGGGGCATCCGCCTGGAGCAGGACCTCCAGGCCCCCATCCGCCTGGCCTCCTGCTGCGAGCCCATGAAGGGGGACAGCATCCTGGGCTTCGTCACCCGGGGGCGGGGGGTGACGGTCCACCGGGCGGACTGCCCCAACCTGCGCCGCATCCTCCAGGGCCCGGAGGCGGACCGGGTCATCGGGGCCTACTGGGAGGGGGTGGGGGGGAAGGTGGCCACCCTCGAGGTCCTGGCCCAGGACCGCACCGGCCTCCTCCGGGACGTGATGCAGGTGGTGGCCGAGGCGGGCAAAAGCGCCCTGGGCTCGGAAACCCGGATCCTGGGCCCCAAGGCCCGGATCCGCCTCCGGCTCCCCATCCAGGACGGGGAGCGGGAAAGCCTCCAGAAGGCCATCGCCGGGGTGCGGGGGGTGGAGGCCGTGCGCTGGGTGTAG
- a CDS encoding mechanosensitive ion channel family protein produces the protein MAALHLLLALAAVVLLGRLGGRLFRALAQAIPGERDDALFRLLAWGWWGFLLLLALAYLAHALGLPYEPLRSWGEALVAWVGGRGLAALGVLALTYLGYRLLPRLLSRLPEPEGTELTREAVRRKTLRAVSESFLKGVVLVVGGLFLLSNLGLNVTALLAGAGVAGLAISFAAQNLIRDFINGFFILLEDQYGVGDIVQIGGVGGQVERFNLRLTVLRDLEGRVHFIPNSQVQQVTVLTQEWSRAVVDVSVAYKEDLDRVLGVFRDEVEAFHRDPEWQDAFTEPPEVLGVQNLADSGVVIRVLFSTKPAQQWAVAREFRRRIKNRLDREGIEIPYPHLKLYLGEPLRLEKGV, from the coding sequence GTGGCGGCCCTTCACCTCCTCCTGGCCCTGGCGGCGGTGGTCCTCCTGGGGCGTCTGGGAGGGAGGCTCTTCCGGGCCCTGGCCCAGGCCATCCCCGGGGAGCGGGACGACGCCCTTTTCCGCCTCCTGGCCTGGGGCTGGTGGGGCTTCCTCCTCCTCCTGGCCCTGGCCTACCTGGCCCACGCCCTGGGGCTTCCCTACGAGCCCCTTCGGAGCTGGGGGGAGGCCCTGGTGGCCTGGGTGGGGGGGCGGGGCCTGGCCGCCCTCGGGGTCTTAGCCCTCACCTACCTGGGCTACCGCCTCCTCCCCCGTCTCCTAAGCCGCCTGCCCGAACCGGAGGGGACGGAACTCACCCGGGAGGCGGTGCGGCGGAAGACCCTGAGGGCGGTGTCCGAATCCTTCCTCAAGGGGGTGGTCCTGGTGGTGGGGGGGCTTTTCCTCCTCTCCAACCTGGGCCTCAACGTCACCGCCCTCCTGGCGGGGGCGGGGGTGGCGGGACTGGCCATCAGCTTCGCCGCGCAGAACCTCATCCGGGACTTCATCAACGGCTTCTTCATCCTCCTGGAGGACCAGTACGGGGTGGGGGACATCGTCCAGATCGGGGGCGTGGGGGGGCAGGTGGAGCGGTTCAACCTGCGCCTCACCGTCTTAAGGGACCTGGAGGGCCGGGTGCACTTCATCCCCAACTCCCAGGTGCAGCAGGTCACCGTCCTCACCCAGGAGTGGAGTCGGGCGGTGGTGGACGTGAGCGTGGCCTACAAGGAGGACCTGGACCGGGTCCTTGGGGTCTTCCGGGACGAGGTGGAGGCCTTCCACCGGGACCCCGAGTGGCAGGACGCCTTCACCGAGCCCCCGGAGGTCTTAGGGGTGCAGAACCTGGCGGACTCGGGGGTGGTCATCCGGGTGCTCTTCAGCACCAAGCCCGCCCAGCAGTGGGCCGTGGCCCGGGAGTTCCGCCGCCGCATCAAGAACCGCCTGGACCGGGAGGGGATAGAGATCCCCTACCCCCACCTGAAGCTCTACCTGGGGGAGCCCTTAAGGCTGGAAAAAGGGGTATAG
- the hemQ gene encoding hydrogen peroxide-dependent heme synthase, giving the protein MERHAPEPTFTLEGWQVLHDFRTLDFPAWMAAPKEERAAAWEELKGLLGAWRALEERGLGLSRVYQVVTTKADLLFLHFREDLDALLEAEEKLNKSRLARFLRPAYGFYSVVELGSQTGPLDPEAPYIKPRLRPRVPEGGYVCFYPMNKRRQGADNWYLLPAKERAELMKAHGETGRKYQGKVLQVISGAQGLDDWEWGVDLFSEDPIQFKKIVYEMRFDEVSARYGEFGPFYVGRHLSPEALARFLEV; this is encoded by the coding sequence ATGGAGCGCCACGCGCCGGAGCCCACCTTTACCCTCGAGGGCTGGCAGGTCCTCCACGACTTCCGCACCCTGGACTTCCCCGCCTGGATGGCCGCCCCCAAGGAGGAGCGGGCGGCGGCCTGGGAGGAGCTGAAGGGCCTCCTAGGGGCCTGGCGGGCCCTGGAGGAAAGGGGCCTTGGCCTTTCCCGGGTCTACCAGGTGGTGACCACGAAGGCGGACCTCCTCTTCCTCCACTTCCGGGAGGACCTGGACGCCCTTTTGGAGGCGGAAGAAAAGCTCAACAAGAGCCGCCTGGCCCGCTTTCTCCGCCCGGCCTACGGCTTCTACTCCGTGGTGGAGCTGGGGAGCCAGACCGGCCCCTTGGACCCCGAGGCCCCCTACATCAAGCCCCGCCTCCGCCCCAGGGTGCCCGAGGGGGGGTACGTCTGCTTCTACCCCATGAACAAGCGCCGCCAGGGGGCGGACAACTGGTACCTGCTCCCCGCCAAGGAAAGGGCCGAGCTCATGAAGGCCCACGGGGAGACGGGAAGGAAGTACCAGGGGAAGGTCCTGCAGGTCATCAGCGGGGCCCAGGGCCTGGACGACTGGGAATGGGGGGTGGACCTCTTCAGCGAGGACCCCATCCAGTTCAAGAAGATCGTCTACGAGATGCGCTTTGACGAGGTCTCCGCCCGCTATGGGGAGTTTGGGCCCTTCTATGTGGGCCGCCACCTCTCCCCGGAGGCCCTGGCCCGCTTCCTGGAGGTGTGA